Below is a window of Manduca sexta isolate Smith_Timp_Sample1 unplaced genomic scaffold, JHU_Msex_v1.0 HiC_scaffold_37, whole genome shotgun sequence DNA.
TACAAACGAATTCACTTCACTCAATTAAAATCCAACtagaaaaataaactctaaCAAAAATCCTTCGATAAACAGCACATTGTTTTACCAATACCATAATTTATGGTATATAAAATAGGCGATCTCAACACAAACTAGGCACTGATACAAACAAAACTTGTTACAGAAATCACAACGCAAAATGCATGCAGACAAGgagtaaaaaaattaccagtGATGGACATCCAAGGGTACCGCGGGATGTCTGGCAGCGGCTGTGCCGAGGGTTGCGCGCACGCGGCACCCATTGCGTCCACGGAGGCGGCTGATGCTGCGGACGCTGCCGACGCCGCTGCCTGATGGTAGAACTGCGCCGCGGCCGCCATGCTCGCCGACGCCGCTGACACCGCGGCTCCTCCATTGTGCTGTCCCAGCGCATAGTTCACCATCGGATCAGCGCCCACCGCCGTCGGGTATCGGCAACTCTTATCATCTGCGGCAGACAGCGAGCCTCCTGCTGTGAACGGCACTGATCCGCCGAACTGTTGATGGTGCGACACGTATGGATACATCCTGGCCGGCGCGCCCGGCGACGCCGACGACGATGATGAGGAGCGCTGCGGGCTGCCGGCGCCCGGCGACCC
It encodes the following:
- the LOC119193175 gene encoding homeobox protein abdominal-A homolog isoform X1, whose product is MSSKFIIDSMLPKYHQQFHHQNLFAGAGASPIEASLSSSLSSSLSTSLSSSLSGGLGAAALGAGSPGAGSPQRSSSSSSASPGAPARMYPYVSHHQQFGGSVPFTAGGSLSAADDKSCRYPTAVGADPMVNYALGQHNGGAAVSAASASMAAAAQFYHQAAASAASAASAASVDAMGAACAQPSAQPLPDIPRYPWMSITDFPFPDWMSPFDRVVCGEFNGIYRFKFIFF
- the LOC119193175 gene encoding homeobox protein abdominal-A homolog isoform X2 codes for the protein MSSKFIIDSMLPKYHQQFHHQNLFAGAGASPIEASLSSSLSSSLSTSLSSSLSGGLGAAALGAGSPGAGSPQRSSSSSSASPGAPARMYPYVSHHQQFGGSVPFTAGGSLSAADDKSCRYPTAVGADPMVNYALGQHNGGAAVSAASASMAAAAQFYHQAAASAASAASAASVDAMGAACAQPSAQPLPDIPRYPWMSITDWMSPFDRVVCGEFNGIYRFKFIFF